CAAAGTTCAAAAATGGATATTAGGCTTAACGCAAATTCCAAAAGCTCGGTCATGAGATGACGATTATCCATTCATGTATTAGAAAACAACTAACAATCCATTCTCTCAATCAATGGTATCAACTACGCATCAATCTCAAACAATAGGTGTAGGTTCAATTTCCACGATCCCTTCCCCACCCCCCATGTAATGACATTAGTCGAGGTGTGCACAAGCTGACTCAGACACAACGATTatcacaaaaacaaaaaaaactcacATATCAATGAGGGTAACATTAGCTTCATCTTGAAGACTCCTTGCAATAAGAGATCCAGCAACTCCACCTCCAATCACCACTACTCTTTTCTTCTCTCCCACGGAATCTGCCATGGCTCAATTCCACAATGCAGCATAAGAAAACTAAACAACACAATTCCCCTATCACCCAAATGATCTCTACATAggtacatacaaaaaaaaatcgaaaTGATAAcaatcttgattattttttttatggatttgTTCTCATGAAAACTTGTttgtattaaaaagaaaaaaaatggttaTCGGCGATAAGCTATCGCCGATTCCTAAAGGGGAACTGAAGGATTGAGAAGAAGATTGATTAATAGagttacaataataattataatagcaAATCAAAATGTGAATGGTGAAGAGTAGACAATGGGAGCTctggtttttatttttgttcattttttgttttgtgcATGGTAGGTTTTGCTTATTTTTAGgacaaaatgattgaaaatatcACACataagtttttatatatttatatatgttaataAGAGTAAGTCTTGTTTTCAAACGATGACATAATACGTAAACGTACTCTTTAACATGGTCTTATCTGGTATATATGCTTTCTAATTTTGAGTGTGCATAACTAATCAGTTAAACTTATACGTTTTTTGATTACTCTATTGTGTATAACTAGGAAtaaaactatcaaaattaacttaattatctCGGTTTCTCTTTGATGTCGATTAAGTTCATTTGATCCATCGGCATACTCGTGTTTAATGCGTGGTAAGGTGTCGAAATTTCGAGCTATTTTTTTTACGAAATATactaaagggaaaagggtctgatatacccctcaactttgtcatttggagctaaTATACCcccgttataaaagtggctcatatatgcccttaccgttatacaaacggctcacatatacccccctcccgttacaaaatggctcatatatacccttcatttaacggaagttaaaaaattagttttaaattgatatttattacttgtaatttttttttaaaaattatttagggatatatatgattcttctatcaaatttcaaggtatattttaatttttttcatatataaattattttttgactttttttattataattatttgagtttcttattcttatgttttttctttcatttcttagtttaaagagagaaaaattaaactattttaattgtgtgtattgtaatttaatttcgtatttgaagaaaaaaattggtcatctacaataagttttacaagaatattagtgaaacataaataaatttgattatcaaaataataattataaaattagtcattgaaacaaaaaaaggtcaaaaaaatatgtttgacgaggattaaatttattcatatgggattatattttttagaaaaaaataataaaaatttagattaaaattattattttttccatttccgttagaggaaaagggtatatgtgagtcatttgtttacaagtaggggtatatatgagccactttcataacaaggggtatatcagctctaaatggcaaagttgaggggtatatcagacccttttccctatacTAAATGAGTATTTAATTCCATGCAATCGTATTAGATAACAATATCGTTTGTCTGGATAGTTTTTGGTCTATAGCGAAATGTCATTATAGAGAACATATAACATTACATAACATGGAAAATCGGTTCTAAAAGAACTTGTTGATCACTATAGTGAAATGTTAGTTGAGAGTATATAACTATTATAGAAATGTCTGAGTGTATCTATAAacgagtccgagcaacatagtcTATATCACCAACATAGTGGAAATGCTAGGCAAATAAATAGACATTTTCCCAATATTTTTAAGTACTTTTCTTTTTGTCCACATTGACCAAAGTAGTTTACACAATTCATTGCGAAGGCAAATAAACACATTTGCGTACATTCTAGCCTTTTCAGATCTCACGAGTCACGATATGTTATCGATTTATATGCCTTCAGAACAAGTTTGacaaaattcatttatttttttcaagccAATCAAGAATGCCTTGCTCTGATTCAGTGAGTTCCTCTTTCTTATCCTTCAAAGTGCCTTCTAAGTATCCAAAATAGTCTCTGTAGTTACGTTTGTAGTAACTATCCAATctctaaataaatgaagaaaaagaaagaaggtaaaatcaataaataatattcCACAAAAAACtagaatttataaattttgtcacGCAATACGTGATGTGTGAGTTAGGAATCGTATATAATAGACAATATGATtgatatttaagtggagaaaaCTAGAAAGATGTGTCGACTATTCATCGAGTTTCAGACTGTGTACCTCATGGATTCTTGGTaatcgaaaaaataataataacttgaAAACTATATCGATGTAAAGTACTCAACATTATCAGTGTGTATAAGTAAAATTTCGTACagtattaatatattataacttGTTGTAGCAAATTATTTCCACGTCGTTAATTCCCATTTTTCTTATGAACACTTAGTTATCTTTTCGATGAcctaatagtataaaatatcGTTTATGCTGTCAGTGCATAAAGGTTAAACTCGGGATATTTACCTCCTTATCATTCTTGGTCTTGTTCTCTTCTGACTTCTTGAGATATCCTATAACAGCAAGAAGAATACAAACATTAATTATTTGCAATTTTtgtgataaaaaattaaaagtgattCAAAAAATAGTAATGAAAATACTTCAGTTGTTTGTTTTGTTAGGTTGTGGCGCCTGATTAATATTTTGATGTACTGTCATACATTAATTTTAGGATGTACTGTTCATTCTCCATTTATTCTCGGTAACTGTTCATACTCTGAATCAGTTAATATATACCCCATCGTCGTCGAAGTTTACCCACAAAGTGTTACCACGAACTATTCTCTCTCgagaaagttcttgtgttcttcattcatcaagtgtgtgtggattcgatcctaacatcTTTTACTTTACTTTCTAATCCATCTCTATTAGTCATTCGTTATTTTTACTTTCTTCATGACATATTTAATaatcacaagattaaatgaAATTTTGGTACACTAGAATATTCAGacgtcttttttattttcttaaactctgtgtcaaatcaaaatcagataaataaattaaatcggAAGTTAGAAAGGAAGAATGTGAAACCAAGAAAACATACTCTTAAGAAGCTCAGTTTGAGAATCATTTACTTGAACAATTGCAATAATTGTTGAAAATAGAAACTCTCTTCTTCCTTGCCAtgtctctttttttgttttcactTTAATTTCTTTGGTATTTATTGCTTGCAcatgaaatcttgaaaaagaatatgtaCAATTTCCAGTATTTAGGGCcatggagaagaaaaaaaaagttaattaattatttacgtaaaataaataaaaaagaacattttaaaAGGTTGCTATATAGATAATAGAAGCTAAAatcttatcttattttttttttgtatgtgggGAACAAgtgtttttgaaatatctatATAATGTGTGGACCTTCATGGGAAAATACCAACCATAAGTTTTGTTtagaaattaatattatatatagctATGTATATAGTAGgaatattttcttgattctttgttgattttttctttgatgatgGTGGTTTAATATTTTGATCAGCTTGTGCAGATCTCAATTATTTCACTGAGTTGACGTTTGGTAACTCTGTCTCTCGAGATTTAATAAGACAAATAAATCACCATACACGATATTCTACATTAATTATTCACAAAagcttgtattttttttcctttcatgtgtaattttttattttacaaaatcgTATACTATGTAATTCAACATACACATCCTAGTAAACGAGTAATCACAAGAAGTCTatccatctcattaaccaccatgtgagacttttgttattctttaacaccccactTCACGTtcagtgcttagcatctggtgcgtggataattttttattttgaggcCCACATCGGGTGAGACGAGCTTACTCTGATACCATattgaaattaggtcttaggtctaactcacaccccaaaagctagctcaaagagaGGATGAACCACTGATGTAAAacgacttttgtcattctttaacagaTTCACCTTCGTACGTTTAAATGATATCTAATCATCTTGACTTCGACAAACAAGTCACTATATGATGATTCACAAAAACTACTTTTACTAAAAGAAAACATAGTTTTCAACACCAAgatcatatataataaaatgatatatatatactcaaattcaaagatgTGATAGAGGAATTTGTCAAAGTTATAAAATAGGTATGAAGAACCTTATAaacactcttcttcttctttttttcattaaacAAAGTTTTTGGAGAACTCAATaagattattataatttaaagttGTTGACTTTATAATGCAATCATTTTCAGTTAAGTAGTTGAAGCCTACACAAAACAATGCCTCTTTTTCTTCATATATAAGTATGTTAATACTTGACAATCTAGGATAGTGTTCATCATATTTGAAGTCATGAAGCTAATGAAAGTTTTCATTATATTTGCTactctattttttcatttttcgatCGTTTATAGCTGCCTTGAAGGAGAAAGAGTAGCTCTAATGAGCTTCAAGTCCATGTTGACTGATCCATCTAATCGATTATCATCATGGAAAGGTGAAGACTGTTGCATTTGGAAAGGGATCAAATGCTCGAGTGAAGGTCGTGTTGTTGTTATTAATCTTCGGAATGTTAATCCAGAGGAAGTTACAATCAATAGCAATAAGGAAGTTGTTTCAAGTTCTAACAACATATCTGATTTTTCCCTCAAAGGGACTATATCTCCTTTGTTATTTACTCTTGATGATCTGCAATATCTCGACTTGAGTTTCAACAACTTCATGTATTCAAAGTTACCTGTTGAGATATCAAACTTAACAAAGTTGACATATCTCAATCTGTCAAATGCTATGTTTCAAGATTCCATCACTACACAATTCTCAAACCTTACATCTCTTAGGTATCTTGATCTTTCGTGTGCTGATTCAGTACTCGATTTTTCTTCTATTACTATTAGATTGACGTTACCACCAAAGTTGGATTTTGACTCATTGTTATCTTTTATGAGCTATGGTTATTTGTCTAGTCCAAATCTAAGGTGGTTAGAAGGACTTCGTCGTCTTAGATATCTTGTATTGACTGGTGTTGATCTATCGAAGGCCTCGGAATCATTTCATTGGGCTAAACCAATATCAGGTCTTTCAAATCTCATGTCACTTCAATTGTCTAGCTGCAACATTTCAGGAAGAGTTCCAATAGAACAATTGCTTAACCTTACTAGTCTTTCTACTCTAGATATGCGTTCTAACGTTCTAACATCCACGATACCTGATATGATATCGAATCTCACAACCCTCTCAGTTGTTAATTTTCGTGGCAACAATTTAGATGGTCATATCCCTTACCTTCCTCAACTCGAAAGACTTTCTATTTCTAGCAATCCTGCTATGACCATAGATCTTGTTTCAATGTTTTCAGCCCCATGGCCAAAGTTGACACTTCTTGACATAAGCTTCACTCGGGTAGTTGGACCGATTCCTCCTTCTTTAAGCAACTCAACATTATTATCCTATTTCCGAGCTGATGGATGCTCGATCCAAGGGTCGATACCTTCTTCCATTACAAAACTTCAGAAATTAAGTATCTTGATGCTCAATAACAATGATATCACAGGTCAACTTCCTGTTTCCATGTCCAGTTTAGTAAGCCTTCAATACTTATCTTTGTTCCAGAATAGATTAcaaggttatattccaaattcCATTTGTCAAATCCCCTCCCTGGAGTACCTGAATTTACAATGGAACGATCTAACAGGACGTCTTCCCTCGTGCATACTTCAGCTTCCTAAGCTTTCACTTCTTTATGTTCAGATGAATAACCTTAATGGTAATATGCCACTGTCAATGCTCCAGAAGTCTAGATTGGACTTTATCAGTTTCGGAGTTAGTGGATTGTCCGTGGAACTCGATGATCAAATTCAATCCTTTGTACAAACTTTCCAGCCCACAGTTTTGGAATTTACATCTTGCAACATGAGAGGAGAAATCCCGGAGTTCTTTTCAAATCTGACGAGCCTCGAGATTTTGATTTTGGCTAATAACAGTCTATCAGGAGCCATACCATACTGGTTGTTCAATCTCCCATCCCTCTCTGTACTAGATTTGTCAATGAATAATTTCAAGGGAGTTATACCTCCAATTATTCAGATGAAATCTTCTCGTTTTACAACACTAGTAAATTTAGCCAGAAACAAACTTCAAGGTCCTATCCCTACTCAGCTCGAGAATGTTAATGTCATCGATTTGTCATTTAACAATTTCGCAGGCTCAATTCCAACACAGATGGGAGAAGTTCATGGTATCAGGTCCATATCATTATCAGGAAACAGAATTCATGGTCCAATACCTGAATCATTTTGCCAAACGACTAACGTTCTCCAGGTTCTTGATCTCTCTAATAACAGCTTGTCAGGCAACATTCGACGTAGTTTTGGGAACTGCAAATCTCTCATTTACCTTAGTCTTGGAAAAAACAAGCTCAGTGGAAGTGTTCCGAAAGAACTTGAACGTGTTACAAGCCTTCGTTACCTTGACCTGAATGGAAATGAGTTTGAAGGTTCTTTTCCAACAGTGATTGAAAAGTTTCAAGATTTGGAGATTCTGAACTTGGCAGGTAATAGATTTGAAGGAAGGATACCAAAGTTCATCGGTGAGATACACAGCCTCCGTATACTCATGCTTGCATCAAACTCTTTCAATGAGTCTATACCGGAAGAGGTAATGAAGTTGGAAAATCTACAATATATTGGTTTGTCCAGGAACAATCTGTCCGGTACCATTCCCCAGAATCTTGATGGCTTGAAAATGATGATGAAAACACAAAACCAAACAACCATCTTAGGTTACGTTTACTCCCTCAAGTTCACTGGTGCTCAGCTAGAAATTGTCACCAAAGGACAGACACATTTTCTTGTGTCAGTGTATTCCTACAACAGTGGATTCGACGTCTCAAACAATGCTCTTACTGGTAAAATTCCTGACAAAATTGGACTTTTAAGTGGAATACCATTCCTGAATCTCTCACATAATCATCTTACCGGGGTTATCCCAATGACTATTGATGAAATGATTTCTCTCGAGTCGTTGGATCTCAGCTATAACCAATTAACAGGTGAAATTCCAGCGACATTGGCACCCTTGGATTTTCTTGCATATCTCAACTTGTCTTATAACAATTTGAGTGGACGGATTCCAAAAAATCCACATTTTGACGCTTTGTATCAAGACAGATCAGCATATATCGGAAACAAATACTTATGTGGTGCTCCTGATGGGATGAACTGCAGTAACAATGGTCCCTCTATCATCAGTGACACTACAGATGACGGATACGATCAAGAACATGTCctgtttgttttagttatattCTCGGGATTTGTAACTGGAATTGCTGGTGTATTTCTGCTGTTACATTTGATAAATGAGAATTGGAGGAGCAGGTACTGGAGGGCAGTAGACAGAATTGTGTTGAAAATAGTGAACAGTAAACTATGATATGTGTATAATACATACTAAATTTCTGTAATAGAATAGAAATAGCAATGACAGCAGTCTTTTGAGTTCAATTCCACTATGCATATGACAATGCACACTCGTAACCATAACGTCTAACAAGCAAAGTGTCGGGACTCATACCCCATGCCTTATCTCTCACTGTCTCACATCATCATCACATCGTCATGGTGCATTGTGACTCGGAAATAATGATATTGTATCAGGTCCATATCATTAT
This DNA window, taken from Solanum lycopersicum chromosome 5, SLM_r2.1, encodes the following:
- the LOC101263816 gene encoding receptor-like protein EIX1 — its product is MSFKSMLTDPSNRLSSWKGEDCCIWKGIKCSSEGRVVVINLRNVNPEEVTINSNKEVVSSSNNISDFSLKGTISPLLFTLDDLQYLDLSFNNFMYSKLPVEISNLTKLTYLNLSNAMFQDSITTQFSNLTSLRYLDLSCADSVLDFSSITIRLTLPPKLDFDSLLSFMSYGYLSSPNLRWLEGLRRLRYLVLTGVDLSKASESFHWAKPISGLSNLMSLQLSSCNISGRVPIEQLLNLTSLSTLDMRSNVLTSTIPDMISNLTTLSVVNFRGNNLDGHIPYLPQLERLSISSNPAMTIDLVSMFSAPWPKLTLLDISFTRVVGPIPPSLSNSTLLSYFRADGCSIQGSIPSSITKLQKLSILMLNNNDITGQLPVSMSSLVSLQYLSLFQNRLQGYIPNSICQIPSLEYLNLQWNDLTGRLPSCILQLPKLSLLYVQMNNLNGNMPLSMLQKSRLDFISFGVSGLSVELDDQIQSFVQTFQPTVLEFTSCNMRGEIPEFFSNLTSLEILILANNSLSGAIPYWLFNLPSLSVLDLSMNNFKGVIPPIIQMKSSRFTTLVNLARNKLQGPIPTQLENVNVIDLSFNNFAGSIPTQMGEVHGIRSISLSGNRIHGPIPESFCQTTNVLQVLDLSNNSLSGNIRRSFGNCKSLIYLSLGKNKLSGSVPKELERVTSLRYLDLNGNEFEGSFPTVIEKFQDLEILNLAGNRFEGRIPKFIGEIHSLRILMLASNSFNESIPEEVMKLENLQYIGLSRNNLSGTIPQNLDGLKMMMKTQNQTTILGYVYSLKFTGAQLEIVTKGQTHFLVSVYSYNSGFDVSNNALTGKIPDKIGLLSGIPFLNLSHNHLTGVIPMTIDEMISLESLDLSYNQLTGEIPATLAPLDFLAYLNLSYNNLSGRIPKNPHFDALYQDRSAYIGNKYLCGAPDGMNCSNNGPSIISDTTDDGYDQEHVLFVLVIFSGFVTGIAGVFLLLHLINENWRSRYWRAVDRIVLKIVNSKL